The following proteins are co-located in the Seriola aureovittata isolate HTS-2021-v1 ecotype China chromosome 7, ASM2101889v1, whole genome shotgun sequence genome:
- the LOC130171665 gene encoding kelch-like protein 38 isoform X1 encodes MVSLLRMDQPAVKVFHYKDKEQSSNLLLQLNRLRQEKILTDVLLCSDNTEIPCHRNVLVSSSPYFRAMFCNNFIERQKTKIDLKGITSTILSSIIDYVYTGLVIISMDIVLPLMQAASMLQYGRLFEACSGFLQDQLSPENCLSMIRLSEIMNCNSLKDKAKEMAMKSFSDVSASEDLCELSLTELMGYLEDDSLCAEEEQVFETLVAWIHHDPLSRRGAISDLFKKVRLRYIHPTFLFQFIANDPLIQSSTLCTELIESVRRLMFSVNTKCIGDAAVDFKPLWVAPRRYTYHDMLVVVGGRKNNEQTSRETLVFDEKNQKWQWLAKLPIRLYKASYVALHSVLYVIGGLTTNTKYSQVSTTVYTLSLKTNQWRTAEPMLKPRFAHQSVSYLHFIFILGGLGPDRRVTDSVERYNSMFNQWESMAPMPEAVLHPAVAATNQRIYMFGGEDALQNPVRIIQVYHIARNMWSKMENRTVKNVSAPAAIMDDKIYIIGGYTRRMIAYDTKANRFIKCANLKERRMHHSATVLNNKVYVTGGRYINGHDTIEDSDNFECYDPKTDTWTSKGTLPYKVFDHGSLTLTCVSQTRAIS; translated from the exons ATGGTGTCTCTCCTTAGAATGGACCAACCAGCAGTCAAAGTCTTCCACtacaaagacaaagagcagTCCtctaacctgctgctgcagctcaacaGACTGAGACAGGAGAAAATCCTCACAGACGTTTTACTGTGCTCAGACAACACAGAGATCCCATGCCACCGTAATGTCCTGGTCTCCAGCAGCCCTTACTTCAGAGCCATGTTCTGCAACAACTTCATCGAGAGACAGAAGACCAAGATTGACTTAAAGGGCATCACCTCAACCATTCTCAGTAGTATCATTGACTATGTTTACACTGGACTCGTTATTATCAGCATGGATATCGTGCTGCCTCTGATGCAGGCGGCATCCATGTTGCAATATGGCCGCCTTTTTGAGGCCTGCTCGGGTTTCCTTCAGGACCAGCTGAGCCCAGAAAACTGTTTGAGCATGATAAGACTCTCTGAGATCATGAATTGTAACAGTTTGAAAGACAAGGCTAAAGAGATGGCTATGAAGAGCTTCTCCGATGTGTCAGCATCCGAGGATCTGTGTGAGCTCTCCTTAACAGAGCTCATGGGATACCTTGAGGATGATAGTCTTTgcgcagaggaggagcaggtctTTGAGACACTTGTTGCCTGGATCCACCATGATCCCTTATCCAGGCGCGGTGCCATTAGCGACCTTTTCAAGAAAGTCCGCCTTCGGTACATCCACCCCACCTTCCTCTTCCAATTCATAGCCAACGACCCTCTGATCCAGTCCTCCACCCTCTGCACAGAGCTCATCGAATCCGTGAGACGCCTCATGTTTTCTGTCAACACAAAATGCATCGGAGACGCAGCAGTGGACTTCAAACCTCTCTGGGTGGCACCAAGGCGCTACACCTACCATGAtatgctggtggtggtgggtggcaGGAAGAACAACGAGCAGACCTCGAGGGAGACCCTAGTCTTTGATGAGAAGAACCAGAAGTGGCAGTGGCTCGCCAAGCTGCCCATTCGTCTTTACAAGGCCTCTTATGTTGCCCTTCACAGTGTGCTGTATGTTATCGGAGGCctgaccacaaacacaaagtacagccaAGTCAGTACGACTGTCTACACCCTCTCCCTCAAGACCAACCAGTGGCGAACGGCAGAGCCCATGCTGAAGCCACGCTTTGCCCACCAGAGCGTCTCCTATCTCCACTTCATCTTCATTCTGGGCGGCCTTGGGCCTGACAGACGAGTGACAGACAGCGTGGAGAG GTACAACAGTATGTTTAACCAGTGGGAGTCTATGGCACCCATGCCTGAGGCTGTGCTGCACCCAGCAGTGGCTGCTACTAACCAGAGGATCTATATGTTTGGAGGAGAAGATGCCCTGCAGAACCCTGTCAGAATAATACAA GTGTATCACATTGCCAGGAACATGTGGTCCAAGATGGAGAACAGAACGGTGAAGAATGTGTCTGCTCCAGCTGCCATTATGGATGACAAAATCTACATCATTGGAG GATACACCAGGAGAATGATCGCATACGACACCAAGGCCAACCGATTCATTAAGTGTGCCAATCTGAAGGAGAGAAGGATGCACCATTCTGCCACCGTTCTCAATAACAAAGTATATGTCACAGGTGGACGTTACATCAACGGCCATGACACCATCGAGGACTCGGATAATTTCGAGTGCTATGACCCAAAGACAGACACCTGGACATCTAAGGGGACTCTGCCGTATAAAGTGTTTGACCACGGCTCCCTGACTCTGACGTGTGTCTCACAGACGAGGGCAATATCTTAG
- the LOC130171665 gene encoding kelch-like protein 38 isoform X2, translated as MDQPAVKVFHYKDKEQSSNLLLQLNRLRQEKILTDVLLCSDNTEIPCHRNVLVSSSPYFRAMFCNNFIERQKTKIDLKGITSTILSSIIDYVYTGLVIISMDIVLPLMQAASMLQYGRLFEACSGFLQDQLSPENCLSMIRLSEIMNCNSLKDKAKEMAMKSFSDVSASEDLCELSLTELMGYLEDDSLCAEEEQVFETLVAWIHHDPLSRRGAISDLFKKVRLRYIHPTFLFQFIANDPLIQSSTLCTELIESVRRLMFSVNTKCIGDAAVDFKPLWVAPRRYTYHDMLVVVGGRKNNEQTSRETLVFDEKNQKWQWLAKLPIRLYKASYVALHSVLYVIGGLTTNTKYSQVSTTVYTLSLKTNQWRTAEPMLKPRFAHQSVSYLHFIFILGGLGPDRRVTDSVERYNSMFNQWESMAPMPEAVLHPAVAATNQRIYMFGGEDALQNPVRIIQVYHIARNMWSKMENRTVKNVSAPAAIMDDKIYIIGGYTRRMIAYDTKANRFIKCANLKERRMHHSATVLNNKVYVTGGRYINGHDTIEDSDNFECYDPKTDTWTSKGTLPYKVFDHGSLTLTCVSQTRAIS; from the exons ATGGACCAACCAGCAGTCAAAGTCTTCCACtacaaagacaaagagcagTCCtctaacctgctgctgcagctcaacaGACTGAGACAGGAGAAAATCCTCACAGACGTTTTACTGTGCTCAGACAACACAGAGATCCCATGCCACCGTAATGTCCTGGTCTCCAGCAGCCCTTACTTCAGAGCCATGTTCTGCAACAACTTCATCGAGAGACAGAAGACCAAGATTGACTTAAAGGGCATCACCTCAACCATTCTCAGTAGTATCATTGACTATGTTTACACTGGACTCGTTATTATCAGCATGGATATCGTGCTGCCTCTGATGCAGGCGGCATCCATGTTGCAATATGGCCGCCTTTTTGAGGCCTGCTCGGGTTTCCTTCAGGACCAGCTGAGCCCAGAAAACTGTTTGAGCATGATAAGACTCTCTGAGATCATGAATTGTAACAGTTTGAAAGACAAGGCTAAAGAGATGGCTATGAAGAGCTTCTCCGATGTGTCAGCATCCGAGGATCTGTGTGAGCTCTCCTTAACAGAGCTCATGGGATACCTTGAGGATGATAGTCTTTgcgcagaggaggagcaggtctTTGAGACACTTGTTGCCTGGATCCACCATGATCCCTTATCCAGGCGCGGTGCCATTAGCGACCTTTTCAAGAAAGTCCGCCTTCGGTACATCCACCCCACCTTCCTCTTCCAATTCATAGCCAACGACCCTCTGATCCAGTCCTCCACCCTCTGCACAGAGCTCATCGAATCCGTGAGACGCCTCATGTTTTCTGTCAACACAAAATGCATCGGAGACGCAGCAGTGGACTTCAAACCTCTCTGGGTGGCACCAAGGCGCTACACCTACCATGAtatgctggtggtggtgggtggcaGGAAGAACAACGAGCAGACCTCGAGGGAGACCCTAGTCTTTGATGAGAAGAACCAGAAGTGGCAGTGGCTCGCCAAGCTGCCCATTCGTCTTTACAAGGCCTCTTATGTTGCCCTTCACAGTGTGCTGTATGTTATCGGAGGCctgaccacaaacacaaagtacagccaAGTCAGTACGACTGTCTACACCCTCTCCCTCAAGACCAACCAGTGGCGAACGGCAGAGCCCATGCTGAAGCCACGCTTTGCCCACCAGAGCGTCTCCTATCTCCACTTCATCTTCATTCTGGGCGGCCTTGGGCCTGACAGACGAGTGACAGACAGCGTGGAGAG GTACAACAGTATGTTTAACCAGTGGGAGTCTATGGCACCCATGCCTGAGGCTGTGCTGCACCCAGCAGTGGCTGCTACTAACCAGAGGATCTATATGTTTGGAGGAGAAGATGCCCTGCAGAACCCTGTCAGAATAATACAA GTGTATCACATTGCCAGGAACATGTGGTCCAAGATGGAGAACAGAACGGTGAAGAATGTGTCTGCTCCAGCTGCCATTATGGATGACAAAATCTACATCATTGGAG GATACACCAGGAGAATGATCGCATACGACACCAAGGCCAACCGATTCATTAAGTGTGCCAATCTGAAGGAGAGAAGGATGCACCATTCTGCCACCGTTCTCAATAACAAAGTATATGTCACAGGTGGACGTTACATCAACGGCCATGACACCATCGAGGACTCGGATAATTTCGAGTGCTATGACCCAAAGACAGACACCTGGACATCTAAGGGGACTCTGCCGTATAAAGTGTTTGACCACGGCTCCCTGACTCTGACGTGTGTCTCACAGACGAGGGCAATATCTTAG
- the fbxo32 gene encoding F-box only protein 32 has product MPFLGQDWRSPGQSWVKTEEGWKKTTTDDRNNNVSVESFCKAEQEECFNKENLLLSLSYDMAAKKRKKDLMNNNTKVPYFHREKWIYVHKGSTKERHGYCTLGEAFNRLDFCSAIKDTRRFNYIVRLLELIATSQLPSLSGVAQKNYMNILERVVQKVLVDQQNVRPIKELLQALYVSLCGLVQDMGKSVLVGNINIWVHRMENILQWQQQLDSIQINRPTSTGMTLTDLPASLQLNIMQRLSDGRDLVSLGQVCPDLGALSEDRLLWKRLCQYHFTDRQIRKRLIVSDKGHLEWKKMYFKLSRCYPHREQYSDTLHFCTHCHILFWKDTNHPCTANNPESCTMSLSPQDFINLFNF; this is encoded by the exons ATGCCGTTCCTCGGACAGGACTGGAGGTCACCGGGTCAGAGTTGGGTTAAAACCGAGGAGGGATggaaaaagacaacaacagacGACAGAAACAACAACGTCTCCGTGGAGAG cTTCTGCAAAGCCGAGCAGGAGGAATGTTTCAACAAGGAGAACTTGCTGCTTTCTCTCAGCTACGACATGGCTgccaagaagaggaagaaagaccTAATGAACAACAACACCAAGGTCCCCT ATTTCCACAGGGAAAAGTGGATTTATGTTCATAAAGGAAGCACCAAGGAG CGCCATGGATATTGTACACTGGGAGAGGCCTTCAACCGCTTAGATTTCTGCAGCGCCATCAAGGATACAAGGAGATTTAATTACATCGTGAGA CTTCTGGAGCTTATCGCCACGTCCCAGCTCCCCTCGCTCAGCGGAGTGGCGCAGAAAAATTACATGAATATTCTGGAGAGGGTGGTACAGAAAG TCCTCGTTGACCAGCAGAACGTCCGTCCCATCAAAGAGCTGCTGCAAGCGCTGTACGTCTCGCTGTGTGGTCTCGTTCAGGACATGGGCAAGTCTGTCCTGGTGGGGAACATCAACATCTGGGTGCACCGCATGGAGAACATcctgcagtggcagcagcagctggacagCATCCAGATCAACAGG CCCACATCCACAGGCATGACCCTCACTGACCTGCCCGCAAGCCTGCAGCTCAACATCATGCAGCGTCTGTCGGACGGCAGGGACCTGGTCAGCCTGGGCCAAGTGTGTCCCGATCTGGGCGCCCTCTCTGAGGACCGGCTGCTGTGGAAAAGGCTCTGCCAGTACCacttcacagacagacag aTCCGAAAGCGCCTGATAGTGTCAGATAAAGGTCACCTGGAGTGGAAGAAGATGTACTTTAAGCTGAGCCGCTGCTATCCTCACAGAGAACAATACAGTGACACCCTGCACTTCTGCACACACTGCCACATCCTTTTCTGGAAG GACACAAACCATCCCTGCACAGCCAACAACCCCGAAAGTTGCACCATGTCCCTCTCCCCTCAAGACTTTATCAACCTTTTCAACTTCTGA
- the prelid3a gene encoding PRELI domain containing protein 3A isoform X3, whose product MKIWSTEHVFSYPWETVIKAAMRKYPNPMNPNVVGVDVLDRGLDAEGRLHSHRLLSTEWGLPGIVRAILGTNHTQTYVKEHSIVDPEEKKMELCSTNITLTNLISVDERLLYRPHPDNPEVTVLTQEAIITVKGVSLSSYLEGMMARRMSANARKGCSSTVSTTFPGYTS is encoded by the exons atgaagatttgGAGCACGGAACATGTTTTCAG TTACCCGTGGGAGACAGTGATCAAGGCTGCCATGAGGAAGTACCCCAACCCCATGAACCCTAACGTGGTCGGGGTTGACGTGCTGGACCGCGGCCTGGACGCTGAGGGACGTTTGCACAGCCACAGACTCCTGAGCACAGAGTGGGGCCTACCGGGGATCGTACGAGCG ATACTAGGGACCAACCATACGCAGACCTATGTGAAGGAACACTCCATAGTCGACCCCgaggagaaaaagatggagTTGTGTTCAACAAAT ATTACTCTCACCAACCTCATATCAGTGGATGAGAGACTTCTTTACAGACCACACCCAGACAACCCTGAGGT TACCGTCCTGACCCAGGAGGCCATCATTACAGTCAAGGGAGTCAGTCTAAGCAGTTACCTGGAAGGGATGATGGCCAGGAGAATGTCAGCTAACGCCAGGAAG GGCTGCAGTTCCACGGTCTCGACGACTTTCCCCGGCTACACCTCATAA
- the prelid3a gene encoding PRELI domain containing protein 3A isoform X2 yields the protein MVRYPWETVIKAAMRKYPNPMNPNVVGVDVLDRGLDAEGRLHSHRLLSTEWGLPGIVRAILGTNHTQTYVKEHSIVDPEEKKMELCSTNITLTNLISVDERLLYRPHPDNPEVTVLTQEAIITVKGVSLSSYLEGMMARRMSANARKGWDAIEWIIQNSERENVPLCDIY from the exons ATGGTCCG TTACCCGTGGGAGACAGTGATCAAGGCTGCCATGAGGAAGTACCCCAACCCCATGAACCCTAACGTGGTCGGGGTTGACGTGCTGGACCGCGGCCTGGACGCTGAGGGACGTTTGCACAGCCACAGACTCCTGAGCACAGAGTGGGGCCTACCGGGGATCGTACGAGCG ATACTAGGGACCAACCATACGCAGACCTATGTGAAGGAACACTCCATAGTCGACCCCgaggagaaaaagatggagTTGTGTTCAACAAAT ATTACTCTCACCAACCTCATATCAGTGGATGAGAGACTTCTTTACAGACCACACCCAGACAACCCTGAGGT TACCGTCCTGACCCAGGAGGCCATCATTACAGTCAAGGGAGTCAGTCTAAGCAGTTACCTGGAAGGGATGATGGCCAGGAGAATGTCAGCTAACGCCAGGAAG GGCTGGGATGCTATTGAGTGGATTATTCAGAACTCTGAAAGAGAGAACGTACCTCTCTGTGACATTTACTAA
- the prelid3a gene encoding PRELI domain containing protein 3A isoform X1, translating into MKIWSTEHVFSYPWETVIKAAMRKYPNPMNPNVVGVDVLDRGLDAEGRLHSHRLLSTEWGLPGIVRAILGTNHTQTYVKEHSIVDPEEKKMELCSTNITLTNLISVDERLLYRPHPDNPEVTVLTQEAIITVKGVSLSSYLEGMMARRMSANARKGWDAIEWIIQNSERENVPLCDIY; encoded by the exons atgaagatttgGAGCACGGAACATGTTTTCAG TTACCCGTGGGAGACAGTGATCAAGGCTGCCATGAGGAAGTACCCCAACCCCATGAACCCTAACGTGGTCGGGGTTGACGTGCTGGACCGCGGCCTGGACGCTGAGGGACGTTTGCACAGCCACAGACTCCTGAGCACAGAGTGGGGCCTACCGGGGATCGTACGAGCG ATACTAGGGACCAACCATACGCAGACCTATGTGAAGGAACACTCCATAGTCGACCCCgaggagaaaaagatggagTTGTGTTCAACAAAT ATTACTCTCACCAACCTCATATCAGTGGATGAGAGACTTCTTTACAGACCACACCCAGACAACCCTGAGGT TACCGTCCTGACCCAGGAGGCCATCATTACAGTCAAGGGAGTCAGTCTAAGCAGTTACCTGGAAGGGATGATGGCCAGGAGAATGTCAGCTAACGCCAGGAAG GGCTGGGATGCTATTGAGTGGATTATTCAGAACTCTGAAAGAGAGAACGTACCTCTCTGTGACATTTACTAA
- the elovl4a gene encoding elongation of very long chain fatty acids protein 4a, with amino-acid sequence MEIVTHLINDTIEFYKWTLTIADKRVEKWPLMDNPLPTLAISTSYLLFLWLGPKYMKNREPFQLRKTLIVYNFSMVFLNFFIFKELFMAARAASYSYICQPVDYSDDPNEVRVAGALWWYFISKGIEYLDTVFFILRKKFNQVTFLHVYHHCTMFTLWWIGIKWVAGGQSFFGAHMNAMIHVLMYLYYGLASCGPKIQKYLWWKKYLTIIQMIQFHVTIGHTALSLYVNCDFPHWMHYSLICYAITFIILFGNFYYQTYRRQQPRRDASSSSKAGKALSNGTLNGLSKAANGAVAMGSKEEKPQENSGRRKRKGRAKRD; translated from the exons atGGAGATTGTcacacatttaataaatgacACCATAGAGTTCTACAAATGGACCCTAACTATTGCAG ACAAGCGAGTGGAGAAATGGCCTCTGATGGACAACCCCCTGCCCACACTGGCCATCAGCACCTCCTACCTGCTCTTCCTCTGGCTGGGGCCCAAATACATGAAGAACAGAGAGCCCTTCCAGCTCCGCAAAACCCTCATTGTCTACAACTTCAGCATGGTCTTCCTCAACTTCTTCATCTTTAAAGAG CTGTTTATGGCAGCACGGGCCGCAAGCTACAGTTACATTTGTCAACCGGTGGACTATTCGGACGACCCCAATGAAGTCAGG GTGGCGGGAGCTCTGTGGTGGTATTTCATCTCTAAAGGCATCGAGTACCTGGACACAGTGTTCTTTATCCTGAGGAAAAAATTCAACCAGGTTACCTTCCTGCATGTCTACCACCACTGCACCATGTTCACGCTCTGGTGGATCGGCATCAAATGGGTGGCAGGGGGACAGT CATTCTTTGGTGCACACATGAATGCAATGATCCATGTCTTGATGTATCTGTATTATGGCCTGGCCTCCTGCGGACCTAAGATCCAAAAGTATctgtggtggaagaagtatctGACCATCATCCAGATG ATTCAGTTCCACGTCACCATCGGCCACACGGCCCTGTCCCTCTACGTCAACTGCGACTTCCCTCACTGGATGCACTACTCCCTCATCTGCTACgccatcaccttcatcatcctcttcggCAACTTCTACTACCAGACCTACCGCCGGCAGCAGCCCAGACGcgacgcctcctcctcctccaaagcAGGCAAGGCCCTCTCTAACGGGACCCTCAATGGGCTCAGCAAGGCAGCCAATGGAGCAGTGGCGATGGGGAGCAAAGAGGAGAAGCCCCAGGAGAACTctgggaggagaaagaggaaaggaagagcTAAAAGAGattag